The window GTGGAATTCATCAGGATGGAATGCTAAAGAACAAAAGCACATATGAAATTATGTCTCCTGAAGATATTGGACTCTATCGATCAAATGAATCGGGACTTACTCTTGGTAAACTCAGGTAAGCTGATTTACAGCTGGTTACTTTAAGTTATCAtgtctaatatatatgttataattgtGTTTATTGAGTTCCTAAAATTTATAGTctaatgattttaaaaattttgcaCAGTGGGCGTCATGCTTTGAAAGCAAAACTTTTCGAGGTATAGTGCAGTCTTGAAGTCACTCATTTGTAAATGAAGTTACTGGTACCTTTGTCGTTAttcattaaacatatattattttttctctGCAGCTTGGTTATGACATTGACGGGAAGGAACTAAACGATTTGTTTTGGCGCTTTAAATCTGTTGCTGAAATGAAaaaggttataactgatgatgATTTAGTAGCATTGGTTTCGGATGAGGTTTTCCAGCCACAAGTTGTATGGAAATTTGGAGATGTACAGGCATGTATAGGTCTTTATTTGCATATGTATCCCTCTTTACTACTTAAAGTAGTTGAAACTAATTGAAGTTTACAGGTTACATGTGGGACGTTAGGTCTTTCTACAGCAACAGTTAAATTAATAGATAGTGATGGGAAAGAACATATTGCCTGTTCTACTGGAACAGGACCGGTTGATGCTGCTTATAAGGCGGTTGATCTTATTGTGAAGGTATAAATAATGAATTTCAATTAGGGATTGTTTGGATTTGCACTATTGGATAGGTTATCAGATTATTGTGAATTCAACTTGCATGATACGGATTTGTTTGCACTATCGGATTTGGTTGTATACTTCATTCTGATAAATTTTCTTACAGGTTCCTGTAAAACTGCTAGAGTACTCGATGTCTGCAGTTACATCAGGGATTGATGCGATAGCCAGCACTCGCGTTGTAATTGATCCAGAAAATGACCACACCTCAACTCATTATTCTGGAGATAAATATGTTCGGACATATAGGTATGTATGCTTATTTGTACTAAAGTAGTGCAGATGTATAATATAGGTATATACAAATGGTTTATTCGTCTTATCTCGCTAATCTTTCAAATTGTCAAGCGGGGGTCATAAGATTCCAAAGTTGTCTTGTGTTTAAATGCataaaagaaattttgtttACCCCGAGTATCCCACCCAGTCATTACCCCTAATTGCTGTATAAAACTTCTGTAGTTGGTCAACAATTTCATTTTATGGGACCCACTTATCTTGATATTAATAAAAGacaatttaagtttttagttgaCCGATTAAAAGCTTAGTTAACCTAAAGTAAACATTcctatattaaaattttcaacaatTTAGCTTATAAACTAGGGATGGTTTTCGGTACCGTATGGTACTGAATCGATTGGTACAGGAACCGGCTTTTATCAAAAGTAGGAACCGAATACCGTAACGAAATTACGGTACAGGTACCGGTTCAGTACCGGTATATTTGGTTCCAACAGTACTTAGAACTGGTTCACATATTTGATAAGTGGTATTGGAGAAGACAATAAAAGTCATAAGCTTAGTATTGCATTACAAAAACAACTTAGGATTCTGGCACCTAATGTCATGACTATACTTGATTTACTTAAAATTGGACTTgcctattaaaaaaaatctctttCAATTCTTAAATGTCTCAATTTACCGAAGATTGGACTTTCTGTTTGAAGTATATCTACAGcttatctatactcttttataaaagttatcacacccccatttttagaaatagttacacaatagttacatacggaattactaaattacccttagtAAACACCCACTATGGAAGAGTTTTTATGAAATACCAAATttgctcttaatgaattaatttatactccaaacctttattttaataattaacactttaagcccttatcttctaaaattttccactatcacaattatagcaacctacaccacttgacaccgccaccaccaccaatagtaccaccaccgacaccactagaccgccttccccaacaccgtcgccgcattacgcgggtaccatgctcgttaaacttaatttatacaagttAAGTTAAGACTGAATATTTTATGgtcaaaacaatttttataattaatgcttaaaaaacaatattaaactTTTAATGTCGTTATTTTAACCTAAATGTGCATACACatgactaaaatctagtattGTAATATATGAAATAAGGCTGTGTGGGTTTGAGGAATATAAAGACTATGCACACAATAAAATTGCATGGGacgaaaaatataaataaacgtATTTAGGTGATTCTGTAGTTTGCCTAAATCCATGGTCATTAGTACTGTGTAGACTTcatttatcttttgatttaGCTCTAGACCACTTATGTTTAAGATAATACTGCTAACTTAATCgcaaaaaagttaaaactgtTCGTTATCCTATAGGAACTAATGAATGCTATAAACTTGCGGGTTTGAGGTATGGAAGACAAATAGTGTTAGCGTCCACTATCACATTTTTCACTCAATACTTGTGTATTTAAACACTTTGCCTGTGTTTCTGGCTGTTTGTGCATACTCATCTTTTCTTGGGTTCAGCATTACCTGTAAAGGTGGATTCATAGACCATTTACCTTTTGAGATAGGAAACTGTCATAACTTGATGGCAAAACGGACTATAATCCGTTCTCCAACAAATGAATTGTATTCATATCAAAACTATATCAATGGGTTTTTTTTGGCAGTGGAACGGGAGCATCCATGGATATTGTTATCTCTAGTGTCAGAGCCTATGTTGGTGCCATTAACAAGATGTTAGGGGTGAAGCGGCAGTCTGATTGAAAAACACCCCAAGTTTATAATTTGGTATCAATTGTTTTTGTGTAGCAATTAGGGTGAGTTGATGGTTTCGTTTGACAACTGTGAAATAAATTTGAGAACTTGTAGTTGTGCGTTTTTGTTCATGTTAATGTTAATGTCATTGCGGTTTGCTTAAACTTTACAGATATTTAGATAGTCGAAAACTATTGTAAGAATTTTTTTGGCCATCTATCCTTTGAGAGTAGAATATACAATCACATGTTTGGCTAATTGACAAAAATGCATTACAAAGTAAAAAGTCAGTGTGTGGCCATCCTGATTCCTGTGTGTTATGTAGATTGGACACATACTCAACAAAACTATTAATGTCGTTAACATATTGAATCCCAGTCATAATAACTGTTACACCTTGACTCAAATAATAGTTTTCCAAACGTAAAATTGGGATACATGTCTCAAAGGAAACTCATTTTGTGAAAATACATATCTCCGTTATAGGGAGCATTTAATTTTCTCACCaagatttaaagttttaaactcAAAAACTCAAGATCCCAAATCCACCAAATAAACGCCAAGAGTTATAATAGAAAAAACACACGCACCACTAATCCACTATATAGTACCCTAGTTAGTATAATTCAataaacactaaaaaaaatagtaGTGCTGGGAATGAAACTATCATCTTCTTCCAAAGGTAATTAAATGCCTTTACCAATTACCAAATAAACTAATCTTATTATCAGGCATACCACTCAATTTGTAAAGAAATGCTTGCGTCTCACAGAATTATTGCACCCAAGCTGCTGGTAGAACCAACTCGATCATTTCccattcataatatatatacatgaatatAAAATTATTCTGGGCCttaacatgtatatattatgAATGAATGGATTTATGATGCGAAACCATCAACAAGACGTTTCAAACTTGTAAATGATGGGCCACCTTCTTGCAATGCCATCCTGCTTACATTTTTCATTTCCAATACTTTTGATCGaatcttattattaatgttGCCATCCATCAGTTTTCTTATTCCATTTTCGATATCTTGTGCTCGAACCAACTCTTGGTTCTCATTTCTTTCATTATAATCCAACGATATCTCAACCGCCAAACCCAACTCTTTAACCAACTGAAACGCATCTAGTTGTTGCTCTGCATATATTGGCCATGTAGCCATTGGAACTCCGTACCAGATACTCTCTAGTACGGAGTTCCACCCACAGTGGGTTACAAACCCACCAATTGCTTCGTTAGAAAGCACGGCTTGTTGCGGGACCCATCCGATCACTTTACCTCTTCCATAAGTCCTTTCCAAGAACCCGTCCGGCAAGACTTCATTAAAATCCATGTATTCCCCGGGGAACCCTTTTAGACCTTCCGTTGGAGGTCGTCTTAACGACCATATGAACTTATACCCACTCTTCTCTATCCCAAATGCTATTTCTTTTACTTGGTTTTCAGTGAACCATCCTCTAGACCCAAAACATAGTAGCACAACTGACGACTTTGGTTGGCATTTTAACCAGTTCAAAATCTCGTTATCTGGAGGACTCGGTTCGGGTTTTATCATTGGTCCAACCGCGTAAACCGGAGGGGTCTTATTGTCATAAGAAAGCAGGGGATGTTTTTCCAAATCCATAAATGTATTCACTATTATACCCTTAGCTTGTCTATACCTTCTAGCATAAAGAAGTGTCCTTGTTTTCCAACTATGTGGATCAGCAATAGGAAAAGACATGAGTTTAGTTGGAACCGGATTGATATAACTAGGGATCATAAATTCGGTTTCTGATTTGGCTAAATTTGGTACATCTAAACCATGTTCATCttgaaggttttgtaaataaagCATGGTACCAAGATAAGCCGCATTCGAGGCAAAAAACACGTAAGTTGGCAAGTTAAACTCGTTTACTACTTCCATCAATGTAGTAGTAAACATGCTAACCACACAAGCGGCCAATCGGGGTGTTAAATTTGGTTCATTCAACCGTTTACTCAAAATGTCTCTTACTTGAGGCTTATTTTTTTCGAGGACCATATCACGAAGCTCACCGGTGCTCGTGTAACCGGTGAATAAGTCGAGGGGCAGAGGAGGGAGTTGGATGAATTTGATGCGGTCGCTAGAAGTGGTGGAGGAGAGTGACTTGGTGTAATTGGTCCCAATTGGGTCTATTGGAAGTTGCATTATTAGTACGGTGATGGTTATATGGTTAAAGTGATTGGTTAAGATGTTGGCTAGCTCAATGGCTTGACCGATATGACCCATGAGTGGGGCTGGGATGAATAGAAGCTCTAGTGGCTCCATTGGATGGatatgtgtttttagtgatGATTTTTTTGGGTATTTGAATAACTTCCAACACTCACAcacatctatatatacacaatagaatagatatagttataataataaaatataatttaatcggtttgtttttataatcacatattcacatgcTCATATATGATACCGTCACCAAATATAGATCTATCTGTACGTTGTGAATTACAATTAATATTTTTAGGATTTACTTATTCCTCTTAACTAAATAgtcaataatgataaatcatcCTAATAGATCAACCTAATTATCCTCTTAATCATATGATGAAGCCATATGAAAAAATCAAGGGGGTGATGTATGAAAGATAATGAGtggattacacatgtcaaaatgtTATGttattaagaggattattaggctaaagttttaggaggattaatcattttccgtctaataatcctcttaactatgagatgatgacatgtagaaaaatcaggggacaagattaggaaagagaattagttgataccacatgtcaccttcttaatgtattaaaagaattattaggctatttgattaaaggaatttatcattttccatttactAAACAAAGCTTAAGAACTCTAATTAAGCTGTATCAAacatatgtattatataatttgttcGTGATGAAGACAGTtgtgaaatatatatgtttacttaaGATAAAACTGttttgttgctttttttttttctttttaactttgtttttcttttaataaaatagatgTTAATTTTGTGTCTATGAAAAGTTGGATTTGCTATATTGTTCTGCTCAAgtatttgtaaattgtttttTCATAACACGTTACATGTGTGGTTATAGAAGAATTTTTTTGCCCCCACAACGTGATTTTCTAGATCGTCTCTGGATATAAATATACCACTAGTCTCTTCGATTGTTATCTTCTTCATAATAGCTGGCACACAGTAACTTGTAATATCACCTAGCAATTATTAATACGACCAAGATGTACgtacaaaaatgaaaataattcaAACCCGAAAACAATCAGTACATTAGCGTAGAAACTTGAATATATAAAGAGTAATTATTATGCATATGTAGTTGCAACTCGGGTTGACATCAAATCAATCAGATCATCGTCTGTAAAAACCTAGAACATTAAGCAAgaaaataatcaataaaaaaaaaagaggaaaatTACTAGAATGTTACGAAAAGTAgttgtttattttaaaaaaaaattttttttggacAACTACAAATAAATTTTGTATAGATGGTCCAGAATGATATAGCATGATTATTCGAGGCCCTTTGTTGAAAATCCCCCATCTCAACGAAAAGCTCCACTCCCCCATCTGGTCATTTTGAGTAGCAACTTAAGGTATGACATGATGATACATGACGCAAGTCCCACCTTGTCGGAAATacactcttttttcttttctttttttccttactttttctttcattattCTAATAAATTTCATGATGGAAAAAAGCTACCGCATCTTAAGTCGGGTATGATAGGTTTCTAAACATTTCATACTTGCAATTCATTTCACTAAAAAGACTCAATTTCAAAGATAGGTAAGCATTTTATGCTATAGAAAAAGAGGTATTTCTACCTTTTTATTTTCCGCCATGGACTTAAAACGCCAAAAGAGATCATTTAGATCATTTCCATCAATGTCATAACCAAGCTACAAACAAAAAACCACACATGTTTActagtcatactaaatgaaagtATAATAACAAAGATGACGTTTACATCATACACAAATCAACGAAATCGAAATTTCAGTTTACCTCGTAAAGTTTAACTTTCAAAGCATGGCGTCCGCTACAAACACAAAAATTTAAATTCATgtaaagttcaagaaatatataacttttataaagatgcaacaagaaaaagagagtgTGTTTTACACATcaaaaactaaagttaaaaactaactttaaagttaaaaactaaaaaggtcaCTACATCAAAAACTAAAGTTGATTTCTATAGCCCGATGGAGCAACGTTTTACACATTGCTG is drawn from Erigeron canadensis isolate Cc75 chromosome 9, C_canadensis_v1, whole genome shotgun sequence and contains these coding sequences:
- the LOC122581839 gene encoding anthocyanidin 3-O-glucosyltransferase 2-like; amino-acid sequence: MEPLELLFIPAPLMGHIGQAIELANILTNHFNHITITVLIMQLPIDPIGTNYTKSLSSTTSSDRIKFIQLPPLPLDLFTGYTSTGELRDMVLEKNKPQVRDILSKRLNEPNLTPRLAACVVSMFTTTLMEVVNEFNLPTYVFFASNAAYLGTMLYLQNLQDEHGLDVPNLAKSETEFMIPSYINPVPTKLMSFPIADPHSWKTRTLLYARRYRQAKGIIVNTFMDLEKHPLLSYDNKTPPVYAVGPMIKPEPSPPDNEILNWLKCQPKSSVVLLCFGSRGWFTENQVKEIAFGIEKSGYKFIWSLRRPPTEGLKGFPGEYMDFNEVLPDGFLERTYGRGKVIGWVPQQAVLSNEAIGGFVTHCGWNSVLESIWYGVPMATWPIYAEQQLDAFQLVKELGLAVEISLDYNERNENQELVRAQDIENGIRKLMDGNINNKIRSKVLEMKNVSRMALQEGGPSFTSLKRLVDGFAS